The Gammaproteobacteria bacterium nucleotide sequence TCAACTGCCGGTGTAATTCGCCGAGATCGATGCGCCGTGTCGCCGGCAGCACCGCCACGAGAAAGTCGTCGTCATCCCCGAGAATCACTGTCTTGGCGACTTGTTCACCGGAGATGTGCGCGGCCTGCGCCGTCTCCAGGCTGGTCGCGGTGCGCGGGTGGTGCAGCAGATCGTACGGGATGCCCTGACTGTGCAGGTACCTTGTCAATGTTTCGGCCATCGCCATGATGCAACCCTCCTCATTGAATCCTCTTCCAGTATAGCCTCCGCCGCTGCGCAGCCCCGGGGCCGCGCAGCCCGTAGCAGGCCACCCTCAGAGAAATTCGATCCGGTAGCTCGCCGCCCCCGCACCCGGCAGACGTTCGATATCACCGACATGCAACGGAAACACGCCCTGGGCACGATCCCTGAAATACATCCGCAGGGTCTCGCGCACCACCGGGAAGGCCAGCCGATCCCAGGGGATCTCGGCCTCGCCGAACAGCGCCACTTCGAGGCTCTCGGCGCCGGGGGCGAAGTCCAGATCGCACAGACGCGCGCGAAACAGCATGTACACCTGATCGATGTGCGGCAGATTGAAGACCGAGTACAGCGCCTCGATCTCGACGCGCGCGTGCGCCTCCTCGAGCGTCTCACGCAGAGCGGCGACCGGGGTCGTCTCGCCACTTTCCATGAAACCGGCCGGCAGCGTCCACAACCCGGCGCGCGGCTCGATGGCCCGCCGGCACAGCAGGACCTGATCACCCCAGGCAGGAATACAGCCGGCGATGATCTTCGGGTTGGAGTAGTGGATGGTATTGCAGACCGGGCACACATAACGCGGGCGGTTATCGCCGGCCGGGACCCGCAGCGCCACCTTCCCGCCGCAGCGGCTGCAGTAGTTCATGCGGTCATTCATAGGCGCAACCCCGGCATTGCCGGCTGCGCCGGCAGTTCGCTTTCATCTTACTGAAATCTGACCTAGGATTCGCCACGCCTCGAACGTGACCCTGAACCCGCGTGGAGAACAAGGATGGATGTTGCGTGGCTGATAGAAGCGCTGGCCTGGGGGTGGCCTGCTGGTATCGACGCGGTTGAAAATCGTCCCGGACAACGACAACCTCAGCCGCATCGACCGGGCGGACGGCCCGGATACGGCCTGAGCCGCGCATGCACTGGCTGATCCTCGCTCTGCTGGTGGTCGGCGCACTGTTCGGACCACAGTTGTGGGTACGCCACGTCATGCGCCGCCACAGCACGCCGCGCGCGGACTTCCCCGGCAGCGGCGGCGAACTGGCGCGGCATCTGCTGGACCGTCTCGGGCTCGCTGAGGTCGGCGTCGACGCCACCGATCAGGGCGACCACTACGACCCCGTCGCCCGGGTGGTGCGTCTCCGTGGCGAGCACTTCAATGGCCGCTCGCTGACAGCGGTCGTGATCGCCGCCCACGAAGTCGGTCATGCCGTGCAGGATGCCAGCGGTTACCGGCCGTTGCGCTGGCGCCAGCGGCTGCTGGGCTTCACGCAGCTCGCCCAGCAGCTGGGTAACGGCCTGATCATGGCGACACCCCTGATTGCGGTCATCACCCGCATGCCCAGCGCCGGCCTGCTGCTGCTCGCCGCCGGTCTGGCGAGCCTCGGCTCGGCACTGCTGATCCATCTGATCACGCTGCCGGTCGAATGGGATGCGAGCTTCGGCCGCGCCCTGCCCCTGCTGGAAGCGGGGCAGTACATCCCCGCCAAAGATCTGCCCGCCGCCCGCCACATCCTGCGCGCCGCGGCCTTCACCTATGTGGCCGGGACGCTGGCCGGCCTCCTGAATTTTTGGCGCTGGCTGCGCCTCGCCCGCCGCTGAACCGCAGCCGGCAACCCACGTCACCCGGGGCCTGCGACGCCCCGTCGACGAGCTGCCGGCTGCGGTTCTGCGACGAGCGACCGCCGCCGTCCACGCAGCAGCAACCGGTCGCCCCACTGGTGTGCCACCAGGCCGGTGAGGATCAATCCCGCCCCCAGCCACACCCGGGCCTCCAACGCCTCGTCGTTGAGCACATGACCGAGCCCCAATGCCAGTACCGGCGTCACCAGGGTGACAAGGGCAAGGTGGCTGGCGGCCATGCGCCGGAGCACGTAATAGAACAGCATGAAGCCGACCACCGAGCCCATCAGGCCGAGATACAGGATGGCATAGGCGGCACGCGGCGTGAGTGCGGTCGGCGCCTGGCCGTCGAACAGCAGCCAGCTGATCAGAAACAGCGGCGCCGCCACCAACAGCCCGCCGCCGGTCACGGCGAAGGCCGGCACGTCGGCACCGATGCGCTTGACCCAGACACTGCTCAGCGAGTGCAGTACCACCGAGGCCAGCACCCCGAGCATACCCGCCACCGCCAACTGCTGCGGACCGACGTCACGGCCGAAGATCACGGCCAGCCCACCGAGACCTGCCAGCATGCCGAACAGCCGTGCCGGCGAGAAGGCCCGTTCCTCCAGCCACAGCGAGGCCAGGACACCGGTGACCATGGGCGTCAGTCCGTACAGCACCGAGATCAGGCCCGAGGGAATGAATTGCGCGCTCCAGTACACGCAGGACATCGCCCCGAAGATGCCCAGGCCGGCGACCAGATAGGTGCGCAACGCGGCGCGATGGCGTGGCAGCGGCAGGCGCAGCAGCGCCATGAACAGCACACAGACCAGCGCCCCCAGCCACATGCGCGCGGCGACGCCAAACAGGAAGCCCGCGCCTTCGCTGCTCCACTGGATCGCCAGCGGTGTCGTCGACCAGATCAGGATCACGCCCAGAAAGGCGGCCGGCACGGACATTGTCAACCCTCATTACGGCTTCATGGGAGCCAAAACGAAACAGGCCACAGTTCTTGCGAAGCTGCGGCCTGAGAATTCGAAAACGTGATGGTCTACATCAATGGATCAGTCCCACCCTCCCAGGCGCTGTGTTACCCGTCGCAGCAGCCAACCGCTGCGCGCCATCGCATGAATGCACTTGAATGGGAGGGTCCGGGACATGCTGCGAGTCTGCCGCACCGCTTCGCCGGCCGTCAACCGCCGACGCGTGCCGCGACGTACCCGAGCGTGACGGCCGTGCCGATCAGAAACGCTACCAGCGCGGCCAGCGCCCGGCGTCGGTAGCGCGTGGCCAGCACCCGCTGCGACAGGGCCGACAGCAGGAAGGGATGCCGGTCGCTCGGTGCACGCGCCAGTACATGCAGGGTTGGCGCACGCGGCTGGTCGCGGCGCCGGGCGAGGGCCTCAGCCTGTGCCGCCGCGCGGGCCGCATCCCATTCCTCCGCGTCGATGCGGCCGTCGTCGTCGCGATCGAAACGCCGCAGCAGGGCGGGCTGATCGCCCTTCCAGTCACGCAGCAGCGCAACGACGTCGGCGCGCAGATCGCCCGCGGCCGCATCGACGGTGTGGAACCAGCCCAGGGCATACAGGTCACCCGGCATCAGACGCTCCTCTGTATAGCGGTACTCACCGCTGCCCAGCCGGAACCAGGATTTCGACGCCGGCGGGCCACGGCGCGGGAAGCCGGCATTGCCATACCAGACATCCTTTTCCCCCGGGATCACCTCGGCACCCTCGGGATCGATGAGGCAGCGGCCAGTGCCATCGTCGAGCGCGAACAGACCGTCGCTGACACCCGCCTGCAGCGTACCCCAGTGACTGCCGCGCCCGTCGCCACGGGTCTCGTGGTGCTCGATCTTGTAGCGGTACCACAGGCAGTGCGTACCGGTGAGCGGTCCGACGATCGGCGGACCGTCGAGCAGCAGGCCCCGCCCTTCCAACTCCACGTAGCCCTGATACGCGGAGCGCACCCGGGCGGTCGGCATGTCCTCGACGATGCGGGCGCGATGCAGGCTGCGCCAGATGAAATAGAATGCCGCCGACACCCCGGTGACGAGCACGGCCAGCACGAACCAGAAACCTGCGGGCGACAGTTCGCGCACCCGCACGACCAGCTCGGGGAATCCCATGCCGGGATCTCAGGAATGCTCGAACAAGCCCCGGATATCGATGTCCACCTTTTCCTCCCCGCTGAACTCCAGCAGCTCGAAGGGGCCGAAGCCGAACTGGCGCGCGATCAGCACGTCGGGGAACTGCTCGATCCGGACGTTGTTGAGGTTGACGCTCTCGTTGTAGTACTCGCGCCGGTCGGCGATGCCGTCCTCCAGTTCGGTGATGCGCTGCTGCAGGTGCTGGAACTGGCTGTCGGCCTTCAGATCGGGATAGGCTTCGGCCACTGCGAACAGGCTGCCCAGCCCCAGGCGCAGCTGGGTCTCCGCCTGCCCCAGGGCCGGCACGTCCTGGCCCGCGCGCGCCATGGCCACCGCCGTGCGCGCCTGCATCACTTTCGTCAGCGTCTCCTGCTCGTAGCCCATGTACTGCCGGCACACCTCGACCAGCTTGGGCAGTTCATCGTGGCGCTGCTTGAGCAGCACATCGATGTTCGACCAGCTCTTGGCGACGTTGTGCTTGAGTGCCACCAGATGGTTGTAGAGCAGGATGCCATACAACACCACGACGCTGAGCACTACCAGGGATACGATCCAGGTCACGGCTTCATTCTCCTCATCGCGGGCCTCGCAGGATGGTCAGTTTACGATACCAGACGATCAGGTCGTCGAGCGAATAGACCGCGTTGGCGGGGCTCGGATTCGGTGTTACGCAGACACGGCTGCTGCCGATGCGCCGCGGCTGCAGCCCCCAATCCAGGTCCACACGCCCCGCCGTGTCGCCACTGCCACCGTGTCGCAGGAACGCGCGATAGGCCAGCTTGCCGTGGAACCAGACCAGGTGCGGCGCCGCCTCCAGCAACTTTTCGGTCAGCCGCGGCGCCCACCGGCGGAAATCGGCCGCCCGCAGCTGCGCCGCACCCGGCGTGGGCCGCTTGACGACATCCGTGAAACCGATGCGATGGTGTTCGAGGAGACGCTGCATCGCCGCCGGCCCCGGTTCCAGCACCTCATCGATCAGGCCACTGGCGTTCAATGCCCGCCAGAAGCGGTTCTGCGGCGTGGCGAAGGGAAAGCCGGCGCGCACCGAGTTGAGCGATGGATTCAAGCCAACCGACACGATGTCCAGGTGCGGCGCCAGCCAGTCCGGCAGCGTGTGCATAGCAGCGAGAGACGGCAGGCGTCAGTCGTCATCACCCAGTTCGACGTTCCAGCCGGCCGCGCGCGCCCGTGCGATGGCCTCGGCATAGATGCGCTCATGGCGTGCGCGCAATTCGTCGGGCAGACGACTGGCCAGATGCCCGTAGGGCTCCCAGGCCTTGTGCACCTGCCCGTAGAGCTGTTCCAGGCGGGCGTAATCCCAGTTCTCGCAGCGTTCGGTGTCCGGCAGGATGCCGAACACCCAGGCGTCGCGGATGATCTTGCCGATGTCGGTCATACCGCTGTGCACGTCCTTGTCGATACCGGGATAGAGCTTATGGTGATGCATACATTTCTGACCTTGATGGTAGGGTGCGTCGGCGCAGCGACGCACCGTGGCGGTACGAACAGGGTGCGTCAGGCCGCGCCTCGACGCATCCTGCGCGGACATTCAGATTTCGATGGCATCGAAATCACGCACCTGCCGATGGGGCGCGTTCGGATCCAGGGCCCCAGCGCGCACCAACTGGAGCGTCCGCAGGCCGGCCGCGCGCGCCGCATCCAGCTCCTCCACGAGATCGGACAGAAACAGGATCTCGGCGGGCGGCAGCCCGATGTCGGTGACGATGGCGCGGTAGGATGCCGCCTCGCGCTTGGCCCCGATGTGGGTGTCATAGTAGCCGGAAAACAGCGGCGTCAGGTCCCCGGCCTCGCTGTGGCCGAACAACAGCTTCTGGGCGTATACCGAGCCGGAGGAATACACGTACAGCTGCAGGCCGCGCGCGTGCCAGGCGCGCAGCTGCGCGGCGGCATCGGCATAGATGTGGCCCTTGAAATCGCCATTGCGATACCCGGCCTCCCAGATCAGGCCCTGCAGGGACTTCAGCGGTGTGGCTTTGCTATCCGCGTCGATCCAGCGTTCCAGCTGCGCGACGACACCGGCATCGTCCAACCCGGTACCGGCCTCACGGCGTACGTCGTCCAGCAGGCGGCGCACCTCCGGGTCCTGTGCATGCGTGGCGACATAGCGCGCGAGATGC carries:
- the mtnC gene encoding acireductone synthase, translating into MIRAVVTDIEGTTSSLSFVKEVLFPYARQHLARYVATHAQDPEVRRLLDDVRREAGTGLDDAGVVAQLERWIDADSKATPLKSLQGLIWEAGYRNGDFKGHIYADAAAQLRAWHARGLQLYVYSSGSVYAQKLLFGHSEAGDLTPLFSGYYDTHIGAKREAASYRAIVTDIGLPPAEILFLSDLVEELDAARAAGLRTLQLVRAGALDPNAPHRQVRDFDAIEI
- a CDS encoding zinc metallopeptidase, which produces MHWLILALLVVGALFGPQLWVRHVMRRHSTPRADFPGSGGELARHLLDRLGLAEVGVDATDQGDHYDPVARVVRLRGEHFNGRSLTAVVIAAHEVGHAVQDASGYRPLRWRQRLLGFTQLAQQLGNGLIMATPLIAVITRMPSAGLLLLAAGLASLGSALLIHLITLPVEWDASFGRALPLLEAGQYIPAKDLPAARHILRAAAFTYVAGTLAGLLNFWRWLRLARR
- a CDS encoding NUDIX hydrolase — translated: MNYCSRCGGKVALRVPAGDNRPRYVCPVCNTIHYSNPKIIAGCIPAWGDQVLLCRRAIEPRAGLWTLPAGFMESGETTPVAALRETLEEAHARVEIEALYSVFNLPHIDQVYMLFRARLCDLDFAPGAESLEVALFGEAEIPWDRLAFPVVRETLRMYFRDRAQGVFPLHVGDIERLPGAGAASYRIEFL
- a CDS encoding DMT family transporter, with amino-acid sequence MSVPAAFLGVILIWSTTPLAIQWSSEGAGFLFGVAARMWLGALVCVLFMALLRLPLPRHRAALRTYLVAGLGIFGAMSCVYWSAQFIPSGLISVLYGLTPMVTGVLASLWLEERAFSPARLFGMLAGLGGLAVIFGRDVGPQQLAVAGMLGVLASVVLHSLSSVWVKRIGADVPAFAVTGGGLLVAAPLFLISWLLFDGQAPTALTPRAAYAILYLGLMGSVVGFMLFYYVLRRMAASHLALVTLVTPVLALGLGHVLNDEALEARVWLGAGLILTGLVAHQWGDRLLLRGRRRSLVAEPQPAARRRGVAGPG
- a CDS encoding LemA family protein produces the protein MTWIVSLVVLSVVVLYGILLYNHLVALKHNVAKSWSNIDVLLKQRHDELPKLVEVCRQYMGYEQETLTKVMQARTAVAMARAGQDVPALGQAETQLRLGLGSLFAVAEAYPDLKADSQFQHLQQRITELEDGIADRREYYNESVNLNNVRIEQFPDVLIARQFGFGPFELLEFSGEEKVDIDIRGLFEHS
- a CDS encoding E3 ubiquitin ligase family protein yields the protein MGFPELVVRVRELSPAGFWFVLAVLVTGVSAAFYFIWRSLHRARIVEDMPTARVRSAYQGYVELEGRGLLLDGPPIVGPLTGTHCLWYRYKIEHHETRGDGRGSHWGTLQAGVSDGLFALDDGTGRCLIDPEGAEVIPGEKDVWYGNAGFPRRGPPASKSWFRLGSGEYRYTEERLMPGDLYALGWFHTVDAAAGDLRADVVALLRDWKGDQPALLRRFDRDDDGRIDAEEWDAARAAAQAEALARRRDQPRAPTLHVLARAPSDRHPFLLSALSQRVLATRYRRRALAALVAFLIGTAVTLGYVAARVGG
- a CDS encoding mismatch-specific DNA-glycosylase, producing MHTLPDWLAPHLDIVSVGLNPSLNSVRAGFPFATPQNRFWRALNASGLIDEVLEPGPAAMQRLLEHHRIGFTDVVKRPTPGAAQLRAADFRRWAPRLTEKLLEAAPHLVWFHGKLAYRAFLRHGGSGDTAGRVDLDWGLQPRRIGSSRVCVTPNPSPANAVYSLDDLIVWYRKLTILRGPR